Proteins co-encoded in one Sulfurimonas sp. HSL1-2 genomic window:
- a CDS encoding NifB/NifX family molybdenum-iron cluster-binding protein — protein sequence MKIAVPVEGENLKIVKRTGQAPYYALFDDTVFERIVEAPQSGHAHDDHLDHHDHEEHGGHHGHHHPEDEEHIKGHGKSLSNLAGVEMMLVRMIGTHMKEAVDRAGITVKKIREKHGETADEAVKNYLEEKAA from the coding sequence ATGAAAATCGCAGTCCCCGTAGAGGGTGAAAACCTCAAAATCGTCAAACGGACGGGGCAGGCCCCCTACTACGCTCTTTTCGACGACACCGTATTTGAGCGGATCGTCGAAGCGCCGCAGAGCGGGCATGCCCATGACGATCATCTCGACCACCATGACCATGAAGAGCACGGCGGCCACCACGGGCATCACCACCCCGAAGACGAGGAACATATCAAGGGGCACGGCAAGAGCCTCTCCAACCTCGCCGGCGTCGAGATGATGCTCGTACGCATGATCGGAACGCATATGAAAGAGGCGGTCGACCGCGCCGGCATCACCGTCAAGAAGATCCGCGAAAAACACGGCGAAACTGCCGACGAAGCCGTCAAAAACTACCTGGAGGAGAAAGCAGCATGA
- a CDS encoding rhodanese-like domain-containing protein, which translates to MNKSILTLIAAAALTTSAFAYDTAKAAEFNGFFSHMTQKACAESTLFVKADDVMKMLREAKPMLLLDIRTDGEASVVGLGGAGSRHVPVEHLFEKPNLDALPTDRPIVIVCYSGSRATMAAMGLKMIGIKNVQVLKGGIVALAASDTTKNAPLKDEK; encoded by the coding sequence ATGAATAAATCCATATTGACCCTGATCGCAGCTGCGGCACTGACCACTTCGGCCTTTGCCTATGACACTGCCAAGGCCGCAGAGTTCAACGGCTTCTTCTCCCATATGACCCAAAAGGCGTGTGCAGAATCGACGCTCTTCGTCAAAGCCGACGACGTCATGAAGATGCTGCGCGAAGCCAAACCGATGCTCCTGCTCGACATCCGGACCGACGGGGAAGCCTCCGTCGTCGGTCTGGGCGGTGCAGGCTCCAGACACGTCCCCGTCGAGCATCTGTTCGAAAAACCGAACCTCGACGCCCTCCCCACTGACCGCCCGATCGTCATCGTCTGCTACTCCGGAAGTAGAGCGACGATGGCGGCCATGGGGCTGAAGATGATCGGAATCAAGAACGTGCAGGTGCTCAAAGGGGGCATCGTCGCGCTCGCCGCTTCCGATACGACCAAAAACGCACCGTTAAAGGATGAAAAATGA
- a CDS encoding M90 family metallopeptidase, producing the protein MTYPLALLSIFFLLFLIWAFISFYRSRRQSRLLETLRTMPFPEQWRRYLERTLHYPQLENEARRKIERAVLRFVHTKPFSGVGIEVTEEMKVLIAFYACMMVRHRPESYDYPTLGGIIIYADGFLVDEFHEHGGIVSEQRSVLDGQSSHDTVVFAWPDVEAEAYHPSEYNVVIHEFAHLLDFEDGLTDGLPLLPKELAPQWEHHLTREFSHLRNAADHGHLNEKQQLLGTYAATDMAEFFAVASERYFMQPDAFEQHYPELYTLFSAYYR; encoded by the coding sequence ATGACGTATCCTCTCGCGCTTTTATCCATCTTTTTTTTACTTTTTCTGATCTGGGCCTTCATCTCCTTTTATCGAAGCCGCCGGCAAAGCAGGCTACTGGAAACCCTGCGTACCATGCCTTTTCCCGAACAGTGGCGACGTTACCTGGAGCGGACGCTCCACTACCCGCAGCTGGAAAATGAAGCCCGCCGGAAGATCGAACGCGCCGTCCTGCGCTTTGTCCACACGAAGCCCTTCAGCGGGGTCGGGATCGAGGTCACGGAGGAGATGAAAGTCCTCATCGCCTTCTACGCCTGCATGATGGTGCGCCACCGCCCCGAATCCTACGACTACCCGACACTGGGCGGCATCATCATCTACGCGGACGGTTTCCTCGTCGACGAGTTTCACGAACACGGCGGAATCGTCTCCGAACAGCGCTCGGTGCTGGACGGGCAATCCTCCCACGACACCGTCGTCTTCGCCTGGCCCGACGTGGAAGCCGAGGCCTACCACCCCTCCGAATACAACGTCGTCATTCACGAATTCGCCCATCTCCTGGACTTCGAGGACGGGCTGACCGACGGGCTTCCGCTGCTCCCAAAGGAGCTCGCCCCCCAATGGGAGCATCATCTGACCCGGGAGTTCAGTCACCTCAGGAACGCCGCCGACCACGGCCATCTGAACGAAAAGCAGCAGCTCCTCGGCACCTACGCGGCCACGGACATGGCCGAGTTTTTTGCCGTCGCTTCCGAACGCTACTTTATGCAGCCCGACGCTTTCGAGCAGCACTACCCCGAACTCTACACGCTCTTTTCCGCCTACTACCGCTGA
- a CDS encoding DUF434 domain-containing protein yields the protein MRKHRGLAPEDTLFFDPERLAVLRQAVGDLSWLLRRGYSTKAALTLVGNHFQLVERERLAIVHTAGDGAVRNTPLAFGALRGKTLCIDGFNLLITLETALGGGIILIGTDGCYRDIANIHGSYALRAETEDAIVLAATSLKKAGIAEAQWLFDRPVSNSGRVAALVNGTARRLSVPMEALTADEVDAKVKRCGGVAVTADSEILASGVAWFDLAGWIIQKQIPDARLIDLRSPADA from the coding sequence ATGCGCAAACATCGTGGATTGGCCCCCGAAGACACCCTCTTTTTCGATCCGGAGCGGCTTGCCGTGCTGCGGCAGGCGGTCGGCGACCTCTCGTGGCTGCTGCGGCGCGGCTACAGCACCAAGGCCGCCCTGACGCTGGTCGGCAACCATTTCCAGCTCGTCGAGCGCGAACGGCTCGCCATCGTGCACACCGCCGGTGACGGCGCGGTGCGTAACACCCCCTTGGCGTTCGGGGCGCTGCGGGGCAAAACACTCTGCATCGACGGCTTCAACCTGCTCATCACCCTCGAAACGGCGCTGGGCGGCGGCATCATCCTCATCGGGACGGACGGCTGTTACCGCGATATCGCCAATATCCACGGCTCTTATGCCCTGCGGGCCGAGACCGAGGATGCCATCGTTCTCGCCGCAACTTCGCTCAAAAAGGCCGGGATCGCCGAAGCGCAATGGCTCTTCGACCGACCCGTTTCCAACAGCGGAAGAGTGGCCGCCCTCGTCAACGGTACCGCGCGCAGGCTCTCGGTCCCGATGGAGGCGCTCACGGCCGACGAGGTCGATGCCAAGGTGAAACGGTGCGGCGGCGTCGCCGTCACCGCCGATTCGGAGATCCTCGCCAGCGGGGTGGCATGGTTCGACCTCGCCGGCTGGATCATCCAAAAGCAGATCCCGGATGCGCGCCTCATCGACCTGCGTTCTCCCGCCGATGCTTAA